In Streptomyces sclerotialus, one genomic interval encodes:
- a CDS encoding alpha/beta hydrolase family protein produces MSTSTATDALGAPAPVLSFSPVVLSVPGRPVDLQVRVSAPATGTDLPVILLSHGHGPSNNLSSLNGYAPLANFWAAHGFVVVQPTHLTSRTLSHLVADAPGAPDFWRSRAEDMTHILDRLDVIETVVPQLAGRIDPTKVALAGHSLGGFTAALLLGAGLNDPDTGNVVHLVEPRIKAGVLLAAPGRGGEVFNGPMAEQWPIIGAVDFSTMTAPALVVAGDKDDSRHFTDMGPDWHTDPYTLAPGPKTLLTLFDAEHGLGGIAGYDAAETTDENPERVAALARLTAAYLHTQLHPGAPTWQTACEALTTGPDPVGQVESK; encoded by the coding sequence GTGAGCACATCCACCGCCACCGACGCCTTGGGCGCGCCCGCGCCGGTCCTCTCCTTCAGCCCCGTTGTCCTGTCCGTGCCCGGACGCCCCGTGGACCTCCAAGTGCGCGTCTCCGCACCTGCAACCGGAACTGACCTCCCTGTCATCCTCCTCTCCCATGGCCACGGCCCCTCGAACAACCTCTCCTCGCTCAACGGCTACGCGCCGCTCGCCAACTTCTGGGCTGCCCACGGATTCGTCGTCGTCCAGCCCACCCACCTCACTTCCCGGACACTGAGCCACCTGGTCGCCGACGCACCCGGTGCGCCCGACTTCTGGCGCTCCCGCGCCGAAGACATGACCCACATCCTCGACCGGCTCGACGTGATCGAGACCGTCGTGCCGCAGCTTGCCGGACGGATCGACCCCACCAAGGTCGCCCTCGCCGGACACTCGCTCGGCGGCTTCACCGCCGCCCTCCTGCTGGGCGCGGGGCTCAACGACCCCGACACCGGGAACGTGGTGCACCTCGTCGAGCCCCGGATCAAGGCGGGCGTACTGCTCGCCGCGCCCGGCAGAGGTGGCGAAGTCTTCAACGGGCCCATGGCCGAACAGTGGCCGATCATCGGGGCCGTCGACTTCTCCACCATGACCGCACCCGCACTGGTCGTCGCCGGCGACAAGGACGACTCCCGGCACTTCACGGACATGGGGCCGGACTGGCACACCGACCCCTACACCCTCGCTCCCGGCCCCAAAACCCTGCTCACCCTGTTCGACGCGGAGCACGGACTTGGCGGGATCGCCGGATACGACGCCGCCGAGACCACGGACGAGAACCCTGAGCGAGTCGCCGCCCTCGCCCGGCTCACCGCGGCCTACCTCCATACCCAGCTTCACCCCGGCGCCCCCACATGGCAGACCGCGTGCGAGGCACTGACCACCGGCCCCGACCCGGTGGGACAAGTCGAATCCAAGTAA
- a CDS encoding TetR/AcrR family transcriptional regulator: MAAEGPVGGSPSRSRRADAQRNRETVLTAAAEVFVTSGVDAPIRRIAAQAGVGMATIYRHFPTRADLVTAVYQHQIEACAEAGPRLLASAGSPFDALHQWVDLFVDFLVTKHGLADALQSDSDRFAALHAHFLDRLLPVCAQLLDAAVEAGDIRPGTQPYELMRGIGNLCIGRDNDPRYDPRRLIALLLQGLQRSHRS, from the coding sequence ATGGCCGCCGAAGGTCCGGTAGGGGGTTCACCGTCCCGAAGCAGGCGGGCCGACGCTCAGCGCAACCGGGAGACGGTGCTCACTGCCGCAGCCGAGGTGTTCGTCACCTCCGGCGTCGACGCGCCGATCCGCCGGATCGCGGCCCAGGCAGGCGTCGGGATGGCCACGATCTACCGCCACTTCCCGACCAGGGCGGACCTGGTCACCGCCGTGTACCAGCACCAGATCGAGGCCTGTGCCGAAGCCGGTCCGCGCCTGCTGGCCAGTGCCGGCTCCCCGTTCGACGCACTGCACCAATGGGTCGACCTCTTCGTCGACTTCCTCGTCACCAAGCACGGACTCGCCGACGCGCTGCAGTCCGACAGCGATCGCTTCGCCGCGCTGCACGCCCACTTCCTCGACCGCCTGCTGCCCGTCTGCGCCCAGTTGCTCGACGCTGCGGTCGAGGCAGGCGACATCAGGCCCGGCACGCAGCCGTACGAGCTGATGCGCGGTATCGGCAACCTCTGCATCGGACGCGACAACGACCCCCGCTACGACCCCCGACGCCTGATCGCTCTCCTCCTCCAGGGACTCCAGCGATCTCACAGGTCCTGA